AACGTGCGCGTGGTGAGCAGGTTCGCCAGCACGTCCTGATCCTCGACCACCACCCGCGCGATCAGATCGTCGAACTGCTGGATGAAGGTCGGCTCCAGCGGATGGAAGTTGGTGAGCAGGTTGTCGTACGAGACCGCGCTGATGTAGCCGAGCCCCTCGAGTTCGAAGCGCGAGGTCGCCGCCGGGGACTCCTTGAACACCGCGGACACGTGCTCGTAGCCGAGCCACTCGCGGAAGAAGCCCGCGACGCCGTCACCCAGCCAGTACTGCCCGCGCTTGGAGCGCTGCTCCTCGTTGTAGTCCTGCACCAAGTCGAAGCGCGGGGTCCCGTTCTGGTTGGCGTCGACGCCGCCCAGGTGCTTCTGGATCAGGGCGGTGGTCGTCGCATCCTGGGTGAGCGAGCCATCCTTCGCGGCAAGGGCCACGTCCGCCAGATGCCCCTCGAGGGGCGCGGAGTAGTACGGCCACACGAAGCTCGGCGTGGCCGAGGGCGCGCGCCCTGCCAGCGCGTAGGCCAGCTGCGAGCCCAGCTCGAGGCTGGTCAGTTCCACGCGACCGTCGGCCGGTTCGCCGCCCAGCTCGCGGCGGAACATGGCGCCAGTCATCATCCACGCGGCGTTGGAGATCCGCGTGATGGAGTCCGCGCGGTTTCCCGGGGAGTGGCTCGGTTCCTGCGCGATGACCGCGGTCGCGAAGGCGGTGAGGCGGGTGAGCTCATCCTCGGTGGGCGGGCGGAAGAAGACGCCGAACTCGAGCATCTGGCCGAGGTGGAAGCGCTTGCAGGTGTCGCTCGGGTTCGCGTCGTTGAACATGCAGCTGAAGCGATTGTTGGTGAAGACCCGCTCCATCCGGTTGCCGTCCGGGTAGTTCATCGTCCACGGCGAGGCGGCCGCGCCGACCACCGGCAGGAAGAGCTCCACCGTGGCCTCGTCCAGCGTCTCGTCCGTGGCCCAGGAGCTGTACTGCTCGATGGCGCTGGGATCGAGCGGGTTGTCGTAGAAGCTGAACCCGGTCCAGCTGCGCTCGACCGAGCCACCGACGTTGCGGGTGAACTCGCGCCGGTTCATGCGGCGGATGCGCGTCGGCGCATCCGAGCGCACGCCTTCGGTGCAGGCGAAGAGCGCGGACTGATCGAGCAGGTTGGGCTCGGGCACGACGGTCACGGGCGGCCCGTCCGTGCCACTGCAGAGGGGCATCCCCTCCTTGATCCAGGTCTCGAGCGCGGTGCGCTCGGCCGCGCTCGCGCGCTCATGCGGGGCTGGCGGCATCGGAGACGCGTCGTCGCGCATGCGGGTGAGCGCGCGCTGGGCGTTGCTGAGCTTCCCATCCATCGCCGAGCTCACCCGCATGTCGTGCAGGGTGCGCAGCGGCATCGTCGCCCCCTGGGTCGGCAGCGCGCCGTGACAGCTGGCGCAGCGATGGGTGAGCACCGACTGCACCACGCACGCGGCGCCCACGGGCCCACCGGGATCCACTGGATCGACTGGATCCACTGGCTTGTTGGGGCCGCCGTCGTTGGTGCTTGGCCCGATGTTGCCCTTGCACGCAACGAGGCTCAACAGTCCGGCCAGCAGGAGCACGCGGTTCATCCGGCCAGTCTGGCACGGACGGCAGGTGAAATAGCAAGCGGGTCCTGTCAAACGGGCTTAGCCGGAACTGGCTCCCCTCCTGATCAGGCGGCTGCCGTCCGCCACTCGCACGCTTCGCCTGCCGGAGACGCGGGACTCGCGGCTCAGCATGGAGCCTGCTTCACCGGGTGTGTCGTCAGAAGGGGGCGCAGATGATGCCCACGCAGTCGCCCGCGTCATTGTCTCGCGCGACGTTCCCTCCCCCGTCGAAGGCGGTGGGTGCGTAGATGCCGAAGCCCGTGTTGCCCAGGGCGACGTTGTTGAGCACCGTGGGAGTGCTGGGCGGCAGGACCCGGAGGCCATCACCGTCATTGCTCAGGAATTGGTTGCCGCGGACGATGCCCACGAGCGGGACGGGAGTGGATGCCGGGAGGTCGGACAGGATCAGGCCGCCGCCCGTGTTGTCAAAGAAGGTATTGCCGTCGACGTAGACCCTCAGGGCCGCGACCGGGAGAGCCGTGGCATTGTTGACGGCCAGCGTGTCGATCATCGCGAAACTGTTCGTCTCCCAGACCGGGTCGGTCGGGGTCGCGAACGCGGTGTTGTTCGCGATGAGCGAGTTCTCGAACCGCATCTCGCCGCAGGTGAACGGGCCACCCAGGTCGACCCGCATCGCGGCCACGGAGGTGTTCCCCGCGAGCGTGCTCGTCCTGAAGCGGAAGGCGCCACCGAAGCAGAAGCCGACAAGCTCGTTCGACGTGAAGGTGGAGTCGCGCACGTCGATGAAATGGAAACCCGCGAACATCGCGGTCCCATTGTGGGTGAACACCGAGGATCGCACGTCGAAGACACCGGTGGATGCATCGAACTCACTGTTCAGCCCGGCGCCGTTCCCGCTCAGGCGGCACTCCGTGATGAGGAAGTTCGTCGAGGATTGGCTGAAGACAGCGACGCCGTTGTCGAGGAGCGCGAGCTTGTGCAGGCGGAGGTTCGCCACGGTCACGGGAACGGCGGTGATGATTCCCCTGCCGAAGCCTTGAACCGTGCCGTTGCGGATCATCCTGCCGTTGACGACCACGATGCCCTGCGAGTCCTCATTCACCGGACCGGTGCGGCGCACGGTGAAGCCGCCGAGGTCCAGGACGATGTCTTCGCCATCGAGCCGGAGCGCGAAGGGGTCCGAGCCCGGACAGTTGAGATCGCGGGTGAGTTTCGTGTGCTGGGTGAGGGTGTCACCGCAATGGACGGTGGCCCCACCGAGGTTGAATGCAACCTGGGTATCCGCATCGAACTGCACCGACCCACCGGCCTTGGCGGCGGACGCCCCCGTGAGCAAGGTGGTCATGGCCAAGGCGACGACGAATCCGCGTGTCTGTTGCATGCTGCCTCCCAGGCCGGAGAAGTCCGGCCACGAGCAGACAGGCTGGACACGGCGCCCCAGTCGGCATCCCCCCCAGGGGTGGCAGCGCGCTGCCCGAAGGGAGACACCACCCTTTGACCCCGGTCCTCAATGCGGGGCAACCGCCCCGCATCCTGGCGCCACGATGCCCCTGAAGACTTCCGGGTCCCTTCGCGGAGGCGTCCCGCAGACCGGCGCTACTCCTCCGCGGCCTCCTGGGGCTTCTGGAAGTCCACGTCGAAGTTGAGGACTTGAAGGTGACGTGCCGCGCGCCCCCGCGTCGCTGCCGGCGTGCGAGCTGCGCCTGTTGCCGGCGTCCTCCGGACCGGCGGACGCCGGACACCAGGTGTCACGCCTCCTGAGGCCTCAGCGCATGGGCGATGTCCACGAGGCGCTGGAGTTCGGCGTTGCTCATCTTCAGGTGCCGGGCCGCGGCCTCCAGGTCCTCCGGAGGGAAGGCGCGCATGGCCTTGGGGGTGAACCAGTTGAAGAGGGTGACGATGCCGCGCACCAGCGGCGAGCGGGTGAGCACGGCCGTGGGCGGAATGACGGCGCCCTTCACCTTTGCGCCCTGGTCGAGCGCCTGCTGGCGCTGGGCGGCGTTCGGGCCATGCCCCTCCGCCACCACGAGCTGTGCGCTCATGGTGGTGATGTTCTGGCCGACGAGATCGCAGTAGTGGACCCACTCGTCCTGCGCGGGCGGCAGTGCGTTGTGCGCAATGACCAGCACACTGCCCACCATGGCCACGCCCAGCGTGCGGCCCTTGAAGGCGCCCACGACATCCGGTGCGTCGAGCGCCGCCGGGCCTCCGTGCTCGGAAGAAGCAGTCATTGGGGCCATGCTCTCCCGGGGGGAGGGACTGTCGCAACCCACTGCACTCCCGGTATTGGGCGTCTGGCCTGAAGCGGGCTTCACCACCGAAAGCCCCTGTCGGCGGAGCAACTCGTCCAATTCCGGGAGCCGGGTGGAGGGGGCGTTCAGCCGCGAATGCGCTTGCCGAATGGAGCAAACGCGACCATTCCGAGCTTGAGGTGCTGCAGCGCGAACGGAATGCCGATGATCGTCAGCGCCAGGCTGACTCCGATGACGACGTTGGTGAGGAAGATCCAGATCCCAGCGAAGAGTGCCCAGACGATGTTGAGCCCGAAGCTCATCGCGCCTGCGCTGGGAAGATCCTCAATGTCCTTGCCGAAGGGCATCAGCGCGAGACCGGCCATCTTGAAGCACTGCACGCCGAACGGGATGCCGACGAGGGTGAGGCAGAGCACCAGTCCACCCAACAGGTACTCGAGGCAGAGCACCAGCCCTCCGCCGAAGATGATCCACACCAGGTTCAGAAGCAGGTTCATGATCGGCTTATACGTTGGAGTCGTCAGTCGATGACATGAGCCCGTCTGAATTTCGCCAGGCCTCGATTTCAGGAGCCGCGCGCGCTGCTATCGCTTGAGCCAGGGCGCGGGGTGTCTGTCCATCCCCGAGCCCCGGCGTGGAGGCGTCCCGCCAACCGGCGCCTACTCCTCCGCGGCCTCCTGGGGCTCCTGGAAGTCCACGTCGAAGTTGACGCGCTGGCCAGGCTCGATGGTGAAGGTCTTCTGCCAGTGCGACGGGCCCACGGTGACGTTGAGGCGGTGGTAGCCCTCGAAGACGTCCAGCTCCTCCACGGGGACCGTGCCCACGGGCTTGCCGTCCACGGAGACGTTGGCTCCGGCCGGGCCGCGCACGTTGATGAAGGCCTTGTTGAGGAAGAACTGGTACGCGGAGCGGCCCGTGGGGGCCACCGTCACGGTGCGCGACACGGAGATGCCGAGCGCGCCGTTGGTGAAGGTGAGCAGGTGCTTGCCCGGCGGCAGCGACGCGGAGAGCGGCGTGCGGCCCAGCAGCGCGTTGTTGAGCGTGACCTCCACGCGCGGCTCCACGGTGAGGTCCAGGATGCCCATCGTCGGGCCCGCGTCCACACCGGCGTCCACGCCCGCGTCCTCGATGCCCGCGTCGAAGGGCTCGGCCACGACGATGGGCAGGCCCGCGTCGAAGGTCTCCACCGTCATCGTGCCCTGGAGCTGGCGCTGGACGATCACCGCGCCCGCGCCGAGCGTCAGCACGAGCCCGCCCACCACGTACGGCACCCAGGAGCGTGAAGGCTTCTGCGCGGCCACCGTCTGCGCCGCGGGGCTCGCCGCGCCACCGAAGATGGGACCCGTAGGCCGCGTCTCCGTGGATGCAGTCGGAGCAGGGGAGGGCGTCACCGTCTGGGCCGTGGCGCCAGCATGTGCCGTAACGGCGCTCGGGGGGCTCGCAACCGAGGGCTGCGCTGACGCCGCGACCGGAGCGGACGACGTGCTCTGCGCGGGCGTCGAAGCCTGCGAGCCGTGCGCGGCTGCGGAGGACGCGGCCTGCACGGGCGTGGATGCCTGCGTCGCCGGGGCTGGCGTGGAGGCAGGAGCCTGCGGCGCGGCGACCACGGGCTGCACGGGCGCCGGCTTGGGGCTCTCCGCCGAGGAGAACTCCGGCACCTTGCTCTTCACGGGCTCCGCGAGCCCCGCGCCGTTCGCGATGAGCTCCGCGATCTGCGGTGCCGGCATGCCCGCCTTCGCCAGTGCCTCCGCGATGCCCTTCTCAATCGTCGCCCGGCGCGCCGCTCTCGCGTCGCTCTCCGGCGGGAACAGCTTCGCCAGGTGCTCCGCGAACTCCTCGTGCGTCGGCAGCTTGCCAATCGCATCCACCAGCGCCTCGCGGAACGCGAGCGCCGACGGATAGCGCTCCAGCGCCCGCTTCGTCGTCGCACGGCGCACGACGGCATCCAGCTTCAGCGGCACGTCCGCGGGCATCGGGGGCAGGGCGCGGTTGAGCACCGCCTTGTCCGGATCCGCCGACTCCTTGAACGGCATCTTCCCCGTGAGGCACTCGTGCAGCGTGAGGCCCAGCAGGAACACGTCCGACTGCACGTTCACGGCTTCACGTCCGCCCAAGAGCTGCTCCGGGGACGTGTACGCGCGGCGGTTCTTCACGCGCTTGCCACCGCGCTCGCGCGGCGCCACGGACAGCGCGCCGTAGCCCGTCACCTTCGTGTAGCCGCTGAAGGACACCATCAGCGTCTCGGGCCGGATGTCTCCGTGCACCAGCGGCGAACCGTCGTCGTTGCCCGCCACGTGCGCGTAGTGCAGGCCCATGGCCGCGTCCGCCACCACCAGCGCCGCGAACGCGGGCGACATGCGCGGGTTCGCTTCCAGCACGCGCCGCAGCGGCTCGCCGTCCGCGAACTCGGTGACTCGCGCCAAACCCCCGTCCAGCTTCTCCAGGCCGTGCACGCGCAGGATGTTCGGGTGCTCGAAGACGATGGCGCGGTTCGTCTCGCGCTCCAGGCGCGCCACCAGCTCCGGGTTCTGCGCGATTTCAGGCGGTGCCCAGATGAGCACCACGGGGCGGGGCGTGGCGCCTTCCTCCAGCGACAGTCCGAGGAAGGCACGCGAGCCCTCTCCGGCAAGGAGGGGGCCGAGTGACTGATAGCGAGGCGAACTCATGGGAACGGCATGCTAGTGCCCTTCCCGTCGATCCTGGAATCCCCGGGTCGTGCCTAGATTCGCTGCCCTTCGAAAGGCAGCGTCAGGTGGTAGCCGTAACGCCCGCGCCGCACGAGCAACAGCACGCTACGTCCCCG
This DNA window, taken from Corallococcus coralloides DSM 2259, encodes the following:
- a CDS encoding DUF1588 domain-containing protein, with product MNRVLLLAGLLSLVACKGNIGPSTNDGGPNKPVDPVDPVDPGGPVGAACVVQSVLTHRCASCHGALPTQGATMPLRTLHDMRVSSAMDGKLSNAQRALTRMRDDASPMPPAPHERASAAERTALETWIKEGMPLCSGTDGPPVTVVPEPNLLDQSALFACTEGVRSDAPTRIRRMNRREFTRNVGGSVERSWTGFSFYDNPLDPSAIEQYSSWATDETLDEATVELFLPVVGAAASPWTMNYPDGNRMERVFTNNRFSCMFNDANPSDTCKRFHLGQMLEFGVFFRPPTEDELTRLTAFATAVIAQEPSHSPGNRADSITRISNAAWMMTGAMFRRELGGEPADGRVELTSLELGSQLAYALAGRAPSATPSFVWPYYSAPLEGHLADVALAAKDGSLTQDATTTALIQKHLGGVDANQNGTPRFDLVQDYNEEQRSKRGQYWLGDGVAGFFREWLGYEHVSAVFKESPAATSRFELEGLGYISAVSYDNLLTNFHPLEPTFIQQFDDLIARVVVEDQDVLANLLTTRTFYVPSMQNAAYDSHKGLSHPYNVSEILPATVAGRWKTLPATERAGVLTHPVWLAAHGGNFEDDPSIVHRGKWVRENLLCGFVPPLSSVQVAAQVGAHAADKNARRRLQEATAGSQCQGCHRLMEPLGLPFEIYNHAGFLRARDHSPSGGWTTPDGSSTLTSMPDPALDGPVRDAVELSERLANSRHVKRCFVRQAFRYFMGRPENLSDACTLTQMEQAYDQNNGSFSKMLTTLMTSDTWKTRRVPQAGE
- a CDS encoding right-handed parallel beta-helix repeat-containing protein; this translates as MQQTRGFVVALAMTTLLTGASAAKAGGSVQFDADTQVAFNLGGATVHCGDTLTQHTKLTRDLNCPGSDPFALRLDGEDIVLDLGGFTVRRTGPVNEDSQGIVVVNGRMIRNGTVQGFGRGIITAVPVTVANLRLHKLALLDNGVAVFSQSSTNFLITECRLSGNGAGLNSEFDASTGVFDVRSSVFTHNGTAMFAGFHFIDVRDSTFTSNELVGFCFGGAFRFRTSTLAGNTSVAAMRVDLGGPFTCGEMRFENSLIANNTAFATPTDPVWETNSFAMIDTLAVNNATALPVAALRVYVDGNTFFDNTGGGLILSDLPASTPVPLVGIVRGNQFLSNDGDGLRVLPPSTPTVLNNVALGNTGFGIYAPTAFDGGGNVARDNDAGDCVGIICAPF
- a CDS encoding STAS/SEC14 domain-containing protein; the encoded protein is MTASSEHGGPAALDAPDVVGAFKGRTLGVAMVGSVLVIAHNALPPAQDEWVHYCDLVGQNITTMSAQLVVAEGHGPNAAQRQQALDQGAKVKGAVIPPTAVLTRSPLVRGIVTLFNWFTPKAMRAFPPEDLEAAARHLKMSNAELQRLVDIAHALRPQEA
- a CDS encoding YccF domain-containing protein, whose product is MNLLLNLVWIIFGGGLVLCLEYLLGGLVLCLTLVGIPFGVQCFKMAGLALMPFGKDIEDLPSAGAMSFGLNIVWALFAGIWIFLTNVVIGVSLALTIIGIPFALQHLKLGMVAFAPFGKRIRG
- a CDS encoding serine/threonine-protein kinase, which encodes MSSPRYQSLGPLLAGEGSRAFLGLSLEEGATPRPVVLIWAPPEIAQNPELVARLERETNRAIVFEHPNILRVHGLEKLDGGLARVTEFADGEPLRRVLEANPRMSPAFAALVVADAAMGLHYAHVAGNDDGSPLVHGDIRPETLMVSFSGYTKVTGYGALSVAPRERGGKRVKNRRAYTSPEQLLGGREAVNVQSDVFLLGLTLHECLTGKMPFKESADPDKAVLNRALPPMPADVPLKLDAVVRRATTKRALERYPSALAFREALVDAIGKLPTHEEFAEHLAKLFPPESDARAARRATIEKGIAEALAKAGMPAPQIAELIANGAGLAEPVKSKVPEFSSAESPKPAPVQPVVAAPQAPASTPAPATQASTPVQAASSAAAHGSQASTPAQSTSSAPVAASAQPSVASPPSAVTAHAGATAQTVTPSPAPTASTETRPTGPIFGGAASPAAQTVAAQKPSRSWVPYVVGGLVLTLGAGAVIVQRQLQGTMTVETFDAGLPIVVAEPFDAGIEDAGVDAGVDAGPTMGILDLTVEPRVEVTLNNALLGRTPLSASLPPGKHLLTFTNGALGISVSRTVTVAPTGRSAYQFFLNKAFINVRGPAGANVSVDGKPVGTVPVEELDVFEGYHRLNVTVGPSHWQKTFTIEPGQRVNFDVDFQEPQEAAEE